One genomic segment of Methanolinea mesophila includes these proteins:
- a CDS encoding asparagine synthase C-terminal domain-containing protein: MSLFIRGWVEDEGRRLTEGEIEAILSDQPSRVSRFGGEFFFSSGVCEGRDHLGIIPGPIPPGTFRCGNMETRISPCVPDLTLEEAVVKAVSLRSDEGVCALSGGVDSSLVAALAGLPCLVVGTASSHDIVRAGAVARVLGLEITVAVIPPGQIEDAIHSVLPVIPVNGPVDVAIAVTQFFIARAARELGHSRILTGQGADELFGGYARYLTVEDVESQLEADFGSLALQGARDQAVAGLHGTSLSMPYLDLRVVNAAKMLPDRGKVTGGVRKRALRELAARFIPPEIAWYEKKAMQYGSGIEKEIRALARRKGFRNTGDFIRNLS; encoded by the coding sequence ATGTCGCTTTTTATCCGCGGATGGGTCGAGGACGAGGGTCGGAGACTTACCGAAGGGGAGATCGAGGCCATCCTCTCGGACCAGCCGTCCCGGGTATCCCGTTTCGGCGGGGAGTTCTTCTTCTCTTCCGGAGTGTGTGAGGGCAGGGACCACCTCGGGATCATCCCGGGGCCGATCCCACCGGGGACGTTCCGTTGCGGGAATATGGAGACCAGGATCTCGCCCTGCGTGCCGGATCTCACGCTGGAAGAGGCCGTCGTGAAGGCGGTCTCGCTCCGGTCGGACGAAGGGGTCTGTGCGCTCTCCGGCGGTGTCGATTCTTCCCTGGTGGCGGCTCTCGCAGGCCTCCCCTGCCTGGTGGTAGGGACCGCTTCATCCCATGATATCGTCCGGGCAGGAGCGGTGGCCCGCGTACTTGGCCTTGAAATTACCGTGGCGGTGATTCCGCCCGGCCAGATTGAGGATGCCATACATTCCGTGCTCCCCGTAATTCCGGTTAATGGACCGGTCGACGTGGCAATTGCGGTGACCCAGTTCTTCATTGCCCGGGCAGCAAGGGAGCTCGGCCACTCCCGTATCCTGACCGGGCAGGGAGCCGACGAGCTTTTCGGCGGTTATGCCCGCTATCTTACGGTGGAGGACGTCGAGTCGCAGCTTGAGGCGGATTTCGGAAGCCTCGCCCTCCAGGGAGCCCGTGACCAGGCGGTGGCCGGCCTGCACGGGACTTCTCTCTCCATGCCCTATCTCGACCTCAGGGTGGTGAACGCCGCAAAAATGCTCCCCGATCGGGGGAAAGTAACAGGCGGTGTCAGGAAACGGGCGCTCCGGGAGCTCGCCGCACGGTTCATCCCCCCGGAAATCGCATGGTACGAGAAGAAGGCGATGCAGTACGGAAGCGGCATCGAGAAGGAGATTCGTGCCCTTGCCCGGAGGAAAGGGTTCCGGAACACCGGAGATTTCATCCGGAACCTCTCCTGA
- the gatA gene encoding Asp-tRNA(Asn)/Glu-tRNA(Gln) amidotransferase subunit GatA, translated as MTGGSVHFDPGDTCRAFLTTLREAPYTTGTLSGVAVAVKDNISTIGIPTTCGSKILSGYVPPYDAHVVSRLKEEGAAIVGKTNMDEFGMGTTTENSAFGPTLNPLDHERVPGGSSGGSAAAVASGMVRMALGTDTGGSIRCPSAFCGIVGLKPTYGRVSRYGLIAYANSLEQIGPMAASVSDVSLLMGVIAGYDARDSTSRDAPYCHTPDMEIRGLKIGVPEEFFGEGVDPRVATRVWDAISLLEQLGAEVISCRMPSMAYALAAYYVTCTSEASSNLARFDGVRYGPAADTKKTWHEAFQERRKEGFGKEVRRRIMLGTFALSSGYYGKYYAKAQAAREDVRRDFARLFREVDVLAGPTMPTIAFRLGEKSDPLSMYLSDILTVPANLAGVPAISVPCGKVDGMPVGLQIMGQHMEDERVVDVAYAYEQGGNQ; from the coding sequence GTGACGGGCGGTTCGGTTCATTTCGATCCCGGGGACACCTGCAGGGCATTCCTCACTACCCTCCGTGAAGCCCCCTATACCACGGGAACGCTCTCCGGGGTGGCGGTTGCAGTAAAAGACAATATCTCCACGATCGGCATTCCCACAACCTGCGGTTCGAAGATCCTGTCGGGATACGTGCCCCCGTACGACGCCCACGTCGTCTCCCGGTTAAAGGAGGAGGGCGCAGCAATCGTGGGAAAGACCAACATGGACGAGTTCGGGATGGGGACCACCACCGAGAACAGTGCGTTCGGCCCAACCCTGAACCCCCTCGACCATGAACGCGTTCCCGGCGGGTCCTCCGGAGGAAGTGCGGCTGCCGTGGCCTCAGGGATGGTCAGGATGGCACTCGGGACCGACACCGGGGGATCGATCCGCTGCCCTTCCGCGTTCTGCGGTATCGTCGGACTAAAGCCGACCTACGGCAGGGTCTCCCGGTACGGGCTCATCGCCTACGCCAACTCTCTCGAACAGATCGGACCTATGGCAGCCTCCGTCTCCGATGTATCGCTCCTCATGGGGGTCATTGCCGGATACGACGCACGCGATTCCACCTCCCGGGACGCTCCGTACTGCCACACCCCCGATATGGAGATCCGCGGGCTGAAGATCGGCGTCCCCGAGGAATTCTTCGGTGAAGGGGTCGACCCCCGGGTCGCGACCCGGGTCTGGGATGCGATATCCCTCCTCGAACAACTCGGTGCCGAGGTCATCTCCTGCCGTATGCCCAGCATGGCGTACGCCCTGGCTGCCTACTACGTGACCTGCACCAGCGAAGCGAGCTCGAACCTTGCCCGTTTCGACGGGGTCCGGTACGGCCCCGCCGCCGATACGAAGAAGACATGGCACGAGGCGTTCCAGGAGAGAAGGAAGGAAGGGTTTGGCAAAGAGGTCCGGCGCCGGATCATGCTCGGGACGTTCGCCCTCTCTTCGGGCTACTACGGCAAATATTATGCCAAGGCACAGGCCGCAAGGGAGGATGTCAGGCGGGATTTCGCGAGACTCTTCCGGGAAGTGGATGTCCTGGCGGGTCCCACCATGCCCACCATCGCCTTCAGGCTCGGCGAAAAGAGCGACCCGCTCTCAATGTACCTCTCGGATATCCTCACGGTGCCTGCAAACCTCGCAGGAGTGCCCGCGATCTCTGTACCTTGCGGGAAGGTGGATGGCATGCCGGTCGGGCTGCAGATCATGGGACAGCACATGGAAGACGAACGGGTGGTCGACGTTGCGTATGCCTACGAGCAGGGAGGGAACCAATGA
- the gatC gene encoding Asp-tRNA(Asn)/Glu-tRNA(Gln) amidotransferase subunit GatC gives MIAERDVEHIAQLADIAISREELEEFTPQVNQILDYFDLLDQVEGTSGGEQELFNVFRDDTVEPSLPREDVIAIAPDSEDGFIKAPRVM, from the coding sequence ATGATAGCAGAACGCGACGTCGAACACATTGCACAACTGGCCGATATTGCCATCTCCAGGGAAGAACTGGAGGAATTTACCCCCCAGGTCAATCAGATCCTCGATTATTTCGACCTCCTCGACCAGGTGGAAGGGACTTCCGGGGGGGAACAGGAACTGTTCAACGTATTCCGGGACGATACCGTAGAACCTTCCCTCCCCCGGGAAGACGTGATCGCAATCGCCCCTGATTCCGAGGACGGGTTTATCAAGGCGCCGAGGGTGATGTAG
- the gatB gene encoding Asp-tRNA(Asn)/Glu-tRNA(Gln) amidotransferase subunit GatB: MSDVGARSTTGTETVRGPAEEEEVIIGLEVHCQLDTRTKLFCGCSTDYRDDGPNTHVCPICLGLPGTLPRVNRTAVEYAIRVAKALNCEILEESEFSRKNYFYPDLNKGYQITQYDKPLAVGGWLEIESDEGGEKLVRITRVHMEEDPGRLVHKGGTDRPKYTLVDYNRAGIPLIEMVTEPDLRSPKEARRFLNKLRATLEYLGVFDSEKEGSLRVDANVSIQPKGYFSIHGKGMKERGRVEIKNISSYKGAEKALTFEITRQKSMIRRGQKLGTETRHFVEARGVTTASRSKEMEQDYRYFPEPDLRPMQIRSWCDRIVLPELPDARRARFMAQYGCSLNHARTLTGELRLAEFYERVAPVDAALAATWVADTLLGELNYRDMSVATVSPDLFIALLTMLRDRVITDKSGVEVLRNLLDQLKDTGCCETPDECVKRLNLTKAGGAGLSGVIEEVISEHPRAVADFAEGKKEAFNFLIGQVMRKTRGRVDPVELNRALRERLEGV, encoded by the coding sequence ATGAGCGATGTCGGTGCCCGTTCTACTACGGGAACGGAGACGGTCCGGGGTCCTGCCGAAGAGGAAGAGGTGATCATCGGGCTCGAGGTCCACTGCCAGCTCGATACCAGGACCAAGCTCTTCTGCGGGTGTTCAACGGATTACCGGGACGACGGCCCGAACACCCATGTGTGTCCCATCTGCCTAGGACTTCCCGGGACCCTTCCCAGGGTGAACAGGACCGCGGTGGAATACGCCATCAGGGTGGCGAAAGCGCTTAACTGCGAAATCCTGGAAGAAAGCGAGTTTTCACGGAAGAACTACTTCTACCCCGACCTGAACAAAGGATACCAGATCACCCAGTATGACAAGCCGCTCGCCGTGGGAGGATGGCTGGAGATAGAGTCTGACGAAGGAGGCGAGAAACTGGTGAGGATCACCCGGGTGCACATGGAAGAAGACCCGGGAAGGCTGGTGCACAAAGGAGGCACCGACCGGCCGAAGTACACGCTTGTCGATTACAACCGGGCGGGGATCCCGCTGATCGAGATGGTCACCGAACCCGACCTCCGTTCCCCGAAAGAAGCCCGCAGGTTTTTGAACAAGCTCAGGGCTACCCTGGAATACCTGGGAGTCTTCGACTCCGAGAAGGAAGGATCGCTCCGGGTCGATGCCAACGTCTCCATCCAGCCGAAGGGCTATTTCTCAATACACGGGAAAGGAATGAAAGAGCGGGGCCGTGTGGAGATCAAGAATATCTCATCCTATAAAGGAGCGGAAAAAGCCCTCACCTTCGAGATCACCCGTCAGAAGAGCATGATCCGCCGCGGCCAGAAACTCGGGACCGAGACCCGGCACTTCGTCGAAGCGCGGGGGGTGACCACCGCGAGCCGGAGCAAGGAGATGGAGCAGGACTATCGCTATTTCCCCGAACCCGACCTCCGTCCGATGCAGATCCGTTCGTGGTGCGACAGGATTGTACTCCCCGAGCTCCCCGATGCCCGGAGGGCCCGGTTCATGGCCCAGTACGGGTGTTCCCTCAATCATGCCAGGACCCTGACCGGCGAGCTCAGGCTCGCCGAATTTTATGAGAGAGTGGCCCCCGTTGACGCGGCACTTGCCGCAACCTGGGTTGCGGACACTCTGCTCGGGGAGTTGAACTACCGGGACATGTCGGTCGCCACCGTGAGCCCCGACCTGTTCATCGCTCTCTTGACCATGCTCCGCGATCGGGTCATCACCGACAAGAGCGGCGTCGAGGTGCTTCGGAACCTGCTGGACCAGTTGAAGGATACCGGGTGCTGCGAAACACCCGATGAGTGCGTGAAGCGCCTGAACCTGACAAAGGCCGGTGGTGCGGGACTTTCCGGGGTCATCGAGGAGGTAATCTCCGAGCACCCCCGGGCGGTGGCGGACTTTGCCGAAGGGAAGAAGGAGGCGTTCAACTTCCTGATCGGCCAGGTAATGCGTAAAACGCGGGGACGCGTCGACCCGGTGGAACTGAACAGGGCATTACGGGAACGCCTGGAAGGAGTGTGA